A part of Bdellovibrionales bacterium genomic DNA contains:
- the trxA gene encoding thioredoxin, producing the protein MGTKAVTDNDFDGEVLKSNVPVLVDFWAEWCGPCRALAPKLEEISNELGAKLKVLKMNVDENPNMPVRYGVRGIPTMIIFKGGKQVGQVVGNLPKDEIVKIVSQHM; encoded by the coding sequence ATGGGGACTAAAGCTGTAACAGACAATGACTTTGATGGTGAGGTATTAAAATCAAACGTTCCAGTGCTCGTCGATTTTTGGGCCGAATGGTGTGGTCCTTGTAGAGCCTTGGCTCCAAAATTGGAAGAAATATCTAATGAGTTGGGGGCGAAACTCAAAGTACTAAAGATGAATGTTGACGAAAACCCGAATATGCCTGTTCGTTATGGAGTTCGCGGTATTCCGACGATGATTATTTTTAAGGGTGGCAAGCAAGTGGGGCAGGTTGTTGGAAATCTTCCAAAGGATGAGATTGTAAAAATAGTTTCTCAGCATATGTGA
- the rodA gene encoding rod shape-determining protein RodA → MKTAMQVEERTFFRRLDISFLIVILGLNFIGLINLYSATHGVNDIGTNRLFINQIIWLLGGWAILFVATLINYQIFSRLAFALYVINVLSLVVVAFFGRTALGAQRWINLGFFHYQPSETMKLVLIIVLAKYFSTKSQSDGLKFKDLIVPSVLLLIPFVLTVRQPDLGTALLLVAVFSTMIAFVRVSRTILIVGLVTATIATPVVWNFGLKEYQKNRILTFVYPGRDPRGAGYNSIQSKIAVGSGKVLGKGFRKGTQSQLEFLPERHTDFIYSVLSEEHGFIGSMLTLGLFIVLLLMAVRIASQAKDKFGALIVVGVVSYVFWHVFINIGMVIGILPIVGIPLPLLSYGGTGTLSIMTGLGLISSVAFRRYLF, encoded by the coding sequence ATGAAAACAGCTATGCAAGTGGAAGAAAGGACGTTCTTTCGTCGATTGGATATTAGTTTTCTCATCGTTATTTTGGGTCTTAATTTTATTGGCCTTATCAATCTTTATAGCGCAACGCACGGAGTGAATGACATTGGAACCAACCGTCTCTTTATCAATCAGATCATTTGGTTGCTGGGCGGCTGGGCGATCCTCTTTGTAGCGACTCTTATTAATTATCAAATTTTCAGCCGTCTTGCTTTCGCTCTTTATGTCATCAACGTTCTCAGTCTTGTCGTTGTGGCTTTTTTTGGCCGCACAGCACTTGGCGCTCAGCGATGGATTAATCTTGGTTTTTTTCATTATCAACCTTCTGAGACGATGAAGCTTGTATTGATTATTGTGCTCGCAAAATATTTTTCAACGAAAAGTCAGAGTGACGGCTTGAAGTTTAAGGATTTGATAGTCCCTTCGGTCCTCCTTTTGATCCCGTTCGTCCTTACCGTGAGACAACCAGACTTGGGAACCGCACTTCTCTTGGTTGCAGTTTTTTCGACCATGATCGCCTTTGTCCGAGTGAGTCGAACTATACTCATCGTAGGCCTTGTGACGGCCACCATTGCAACACCCGTCGTTTGGAATTTCGGACTCAAAGAATACCAAAAAAACCGCATCCTCACCTTCGTCTATCCAGGACGAGATCCGCGTGGGGCTGGATACAACAGCATTCAGTCAAAGATCGCCGTTGGCAGCGGAAAAGTCCTAGGAAAGGGATTTCGCAAAGGAACTCAGTCGCAGTTGGAATTTTTGCCTGAGCGACACACTGATTTTATTTATTCTGTTCTGAGCGAAGAACACGGATTCATCGGGAGCATGCTGACTCTCGGTCTCTTTATTGTACTTCTGCTCATGGCGGTGAGAATTGCGAGTCAGGCAAAGGATAAATTTGGGGCCCTCATTGTCGTGGGAGTGGTATCATACGTTTTCTGGCATGTATTCATCAATATTGGAATGGTTATTGGCATTCTCCCTATCGTGGGAATCCCCTTGCCCCTCTTGTCTTATGGAGGAACAGGGACCCTCTCGATTATGACTGGACTTGGTCTTATTTCTTCGGTCGCCTTCCGTCGATACTTGTTTTAG